The following are encoded in a window of uncultured Pseudomonas sp. genomic DNA:
- a CDS encoding BMP family ABC transporter substrate-binding protein produces MQKKSKKPLLRALVAALGFSATLGASAADPLKVGFVYIGPIGDHGWTYQHEQGRQAVIKELGDKVETSYVENVPEGADAERVIRNMAKGGYDLIFTTSFGYMNPTLKVAKQFPKVTFEHATGYKQDKNVATYLSRSYEGRYVGGFLAAKMTKTKKIGYVASFPIPEVIRDINAIQLALDKYNPGSEIKVVWVNSWFDPGKESDAANALIDQGVDVVFQHTDSPAPIQTAERRGVYSVGYASDMAHFGPKAVLTSIVNDWGPHYVKSTQAVIDGTWKTQDFWGGLTEDTIRLPISDLVPADVKAEAEQIIGDIKSGAFHPFTGPIKDQSGVEKIPAGVAASNAELASMNYYVENVKAELPK; encoded by the coding sequence ATGCAGAAGAAGAGCAAAAAACCCCTGCTGCGCGCCCTTGTTGCCGCTCTAGGCTTTAGTGCCACCTTAGGCGCGTCCGCCGCCGACCCGCTGAAAGTCGGTTTCGTGTATATCGGTCCGATTGGCGACCACGGCTGGACCTATCAACACGAACAGGGTCGCCAGGCGGTCATCAAAGAGCTGGGCGACAAAGTCGAAACCAGCTACGTGGAAAACGTACCAGAAGGTGCTGACGCCGAGCGGGTCATCCGCAACATGGCCAAGGGCGGCTATGACCTGATCTTCACCACCTCCTTCGGCTACATGAACCCAACGCTGAAAGTGGCCAAGCAATTCCCCAAGGTCACCTTCGAGCACGCCACCGGCTACAAGCAGGACAAGAACGTTGCCACCTACCTGTCGCGTTCCTATGAAGGTCGTTACGTCGGCGGCTTCCTCGCGGCGAAGATGACCAAGACTAAGAAAATCGGCTACGTCGCCTCCTTCCCGATCCCGGAAGTGATCCGCGACATCAATGCCATTCAGCTGGCGCTCGACAAGTACAACCCGGGCAGCGAGATCAAAGTGGTATGGGTCAACTCCTGGTTCGATCCAGGCAAGGAATCCGACGCGGCCAACGCGCTGATAGACCAGGGTGTGGACGTGGTGTTCCAGCACACCGACAGCCCGGCACCGATCCAGACCGCCGAGCGGCGCGGTGTGTACTCGGTGGGTTACGCCTCGGACATGGCGCATTTCGGGCCGAAAGCGGTGCTCACCTCGATCGTCAACGACTGGGGCCCGCACTACGTCAAATCCACCCAAGCGGTGATCGATGGCACCTGGAAAACTCAGGACTTCTGGGGCGGCCTGACTGAAGACACCATCCGTTTACCGATCAGCGACCTGGTACCGGCTGACGTCAAGGCTGAGGCCGAGCAGATCATCGGCGACATCAAGAGCGGTGCTTTTCACCCGTTCACCGGCCCGATCAAGGACCAGAGCGGCGTAGAAAAAATCCCAGCGGGGGTCGCGGCAAGCAACGCCGAGCTGGCGTCGATGAACTACTACGTGGAAAACGTAAAGGCTGAACTGCCGAAGTAA
- a CDS encoding 2-oxoglutarate and iron-dependent oxygenase domain-containing protein: MHRLPLIDIAPLYNSDPSAWPAVAEQIDRACREWGFFYITGHPISPVRIAELLTAAKTFFALPAAEKLKIDITQTAHHRGYGAIATEQLDPSQPSDLKETFDMGFHMPAEHPEVLAGKPLRGSNRHPDLPGWAALMEQHYSDMQALANTLLRAMTLALDIERDFFDTRFREPISVLRMIHYPPRHTASSAEQQGAGEHTDYGCITLLYQDDAGGLQVRARDGQWIDAPPIAGSFVVNIGDMLARWSNDRYTSTPHRVVSPLGVDRYSMPFFAEPHPDTVISCLPNCSDASNPPRYPSVTSAEYLLSRFADTYAYRREEQAS, translated from the coding sequence ATGCACCGCTTACCGCTTATCGACATCGCCCCGCTCTACAACAGCGACCCGTCTGCCTGGCCCGCCGTGGCTGAACAGATCGACCGCGCCTGTCGCGAGTGGGGCTTTTTTTACATCACCGGGCACCCGATCAGCCCAGTGCGCATTGCCGAATTGCTGACGGCCGCCAAGACCTTCTTCGCTTTGCCGGCGGCGGAAAAACTCAAGATCGACATTACCCAGACCGCCCATCATCGCGGCTACGGTGCGATTGCCACCGAACAGTTGGACCCCAGCCAGCCGAGCGACCTGAAGGAAACCTTCGACATGGGTTTCCACATGCCCGCCGAGCACCCGGAGGTATTGGCCGGTAAGCCGTTGCGCGGGTCTAACCGTCACCCGGACCTACCCGGCTGGGCGGCACTGATGGAGCAGCACTACAGCGATATGCAGGCGCTGGCCAACACCCTGTTGCGTGCCATGACTCTCGCTTTGGATATCGAACGCGACTTCTTCGACACACGCTTTCGTGAACCGATCAGCGTGCTGCGCATGATCCATTACCCGCCGCGCCACACCGCCAGCAGTGCCGAACAGCAAGGCGCAGGCGAGCACACCGACTACGGCTGCATCACCCTGCTCTATCAGGACGATGCTGGCGGCCTGCAGGTACGCGCCCGCGACGGCCAGTGGATCGACGCGCCGCCGATTGCCGGCAGCTTTGTGGTGAATATCGGCGACATGCTCGCACGCTGGAGCAACGACCGTTACACCTCGACCCCACACCGGGTGGTCAGCCCATTGGGGGTGGATCGCTATTCCATGCCGTTCTTCGCCGAGCCGCACCCGGACACCGTAATCAGCTGCCTGCCCAACTGCTCGGACGCCAGCAACCCGCCGAGATACCCGAGCGTGACCAGCGCCGAGTACCTGCTGTCGCGCTTTGCCGACACCTATGCCTATCGGCGCGAAGAGCAGGCCAGTTAA
- a CDS encoding adenosine deaminase, with protein MYDWLNALPKAELHLHLEGSLEPELLFALAERNKIALPWSDVEALRGAYAFNNLQEFLDLYYAGANVLRSEQDFYDLTWAYLLKCKQQNVIHTEPFFDPQTHTDRGIPFEVVLRGIKQALVDGEKQLGISHGLILSFLRHLPEEQAFKTLEQAVPFRDAFIAVGLDSSEMGHPPSKFQRVFDKARSEGYLTVAHAGEEGPPEYIWEALDLLKIERIDHGVRAIEDERLMQRIIDEQIPLTVCPLSNTKLCVFDDMRQHNILQMLERGVKVTVNSDDPAYFGGYVTENFAALHESLGMTQDQAKRLAQNSLDARLV; from the coding sequence ATGTACGACTGGCTCAACGCCCTGCCCAAAGCCGAACTGCATCTGCACTTGGAAGGTTCCCTGGAACCCGAGTTGCTGTTTGCCTTGGCCGAGCGCAACAAGATTGCCCTGCCCTGGAGCGACGTCGAGGCGCTGCGCGGTGCGTATGCCTTCAACAACCTGCAGGAGTTTCTCGACCTCTACTACGCCGGTGCCAACGTGCTGCGCAGCGAGCAGGACTTCTATGACCTGACCTGGGCCTACCTGCTCAAGTGCAAGCAGCAAAACGTCATCCACACCGAGCCGTTCTTCGACCCGCAGACCCACACCGACCGGGGCATCCCTTTCGAAGTGGTGCTGCGCGGGATCAAGCAGGCGCTGGTCGATGGCGAGAAACAGCTGGGCATCAGCCACGGCTTGATCTTGAGCTTTCTGCGCCACCTGCCTGAGGAACAAGCGTTCAAAACCCTGGAGCAGGCTGTGCCGTTCCGCGATGCGTTTATCGCCGTGGGCCTCGACAGCTCCGAAATGGGCCATCCGCCGAGCAAGTTTCAGCGCGTATTCGACAAAGCCCGCAGCGAGGGTTATCTGACCGTGGCCCACGCCGGCGAAGAAGGCCCGCCGGAGTACATCTGGGAAGCCCTGGACCTGCTGAAAATCGAGCGCATCGACCACGGCGTGCGCGCCATTGAAGACGAGCGCCTGATGCAGCGCATCATCGACGAGCAGATCCCACTGACCGTGTGCCCGCTGTCCAATACCAAGCTCTGCGTGTTTGACGACATGCGCCAGCACAACATCCTGCAAATGCTCGAACGCGGGGTGAAGGTCACGGTGAACTCGGACGACCCGGCCTACTTCGGCGGTTACGTCACCGAGAACTTCGCCGCGCTGCACGAAAGTCTGGGCATGACTCAGGATCAGGCCAAGCGCCTGGCGCAGAACAGCCTGGACGCGCGACTGGTCTGA